Proteins found in one Desulfosoma sp. genomic segment:
- a CDS encoding YIP1 family protein, with amino-acid sequence MNVLIQRMIRAAKLDVSLYEEVEADTSAKGQAMTVVILSSVAAGIGSTGIGGFKGMITLTLMALAAWYLWAYITYFVGVKLLPEPQTQSNPQELLRTIGFSSSPGILRILGVLPGLGGLVLIITGAWMLAAMVVAVRQALDYRSTGRAVAVCIIGWVLQSLMLTVAFALFGRPDVTSSSH; translated from the coding sequence ATGAATGTTTTGATCCAACGCATGATTCGAGCCGCCAAATTGGATGTAAGCCTCTACGAAGAGGTGGAAGCGGACACGAGTGCCAAGGGCCAGGCCATGACGGTGGTCATTCTTTCCAGTGTGGCCGCAGGGATCGGCAGCACGGGCATAGGGGGATTCAAGGGCATGATCACTTTGACCCTCATGGCCTTGGCCGCATGGTACCTCTGGGCTTACATCACTTACTTTGTGGGCGTGAAACTCCTGCCCGAACCGCAAACCCAGAGCAATCCCCAAGAGCTTTTGCGAACCATCGGGTTCAGCAGTTCGCCTGGAATCCTGCGTATTTTGGGTGTGCTTCCGGGCCTGGGAGGTTTAGTGCTTATCATTACCGGAGCCTGGATGTTGGCGGCTATGGTGGTGGCCGTACGACAAGCCTTGGATTACCGGAGCACAGGCCGCGCCGTGGCCGTGTGCATTATCGGTTGGGTTCTTCAGAGTCTGATGCTTACCGTGGCTTTCGCTCTTTTCGGACGGCCGGACGTGACGTCTTCGTCCCATTAG